DNA from Carassius auratus strain Wakin unplaced genomic scaffold, ASM336829v1 scaf_tig00008237, whole genome shotgun sequence:
TGCACTTGCTAATAACAGTAACATTTAAGTGCACAGAGGAGTTGCTCTTGCGTCTAGAACACAAAAGAACACCTTGAAAAACTCCTTGAGCTCTCTTCCTGAAGTGGCTTCCTACGATAACATACAAAAAAGGGTTTATTGCACTATTGCTATACCCTAAATAAGTAGCCAGCTCATTGCTTATTTGCAATATATTCTCCCAGAGACACCCAGGAAGGAGCTTGAAGTAGTCAAGGGTTCCTAGGAAACGCACCAGCTGAAAGGGTGTCCAGCACAGGAGAAACACAGCGAGGACCGTCAGAACCAGCTGAGTGGCTTTCCTCTCCGTTTGAACTCTTGGTTGAATCACAAAGCTGCGGTTTTTAAGCGCTCTGACCACGTGAAAAGTGCAAAAGGAAATGATTGGCAGCGGAAGCAGGAATCCAACTAAGTTTGTCGTGATGTTTCGTCTTAGAATCCAGGCTGGATGAGGGTATTTTAGATAACAGGCATCCACCCCAATGTCTGGAAATGAACCTACTCTTCGGAAGAGCAGAGTTGGGAGGCTGAGCATGAACCCCACCGTCCAAATCACAACACATATACGCTTGGCCCAATCGGGGGGATCTCAGCCTACTGGGCTTCAGGGGTTTGGCCAAGGCGAGGTAGCGGTCCACGCTGACCAGCAGCAGGAAGAGTATGCTGCAGTAGTAGTTCATCGAGATGATGGTGCAGATTACCTTGCAAAGCAGCTGACCGAAGTTCCATTGATAGCCTTGGGCTATGGTCACCGTCCAGAAGGGCAAACACAGGACCATAATGAGGTCTGCAGCTGCCAGGTTGCCCAGATACACATCAGCTACGCTGCACGGCTTCCTCTGGAGGCAGAACACGCAGAGGACCACACTGTTGCCCAGCACTCCCAGGATGCTGATAAGAGCCAGAAACGGAGGCTGGAAAGATGACAGCCATATCCAGGCGTCTGTTTCATTGCAGGTGTTTGACAAATTTAGTTCCATTGGGACACTGTGGGACAAATGTTAAACGATATGGTGATTAGCAaagcaaactatttattttagaaGAAAGAAGTATTTCGGTATTTCAATTTATTGGACACAATTCAATGTGTcccttgctgtttctttgtaactaATTACTAGCAAATTCAGgaacactttagtataggaaccaattcttactagtaactaGTTGCTGATTAACATGACTAACATATTGGCTGTGTATTAGTTATTATCATAAAGcacattctgcatgaccatattctacatccataATACTACCCaatatctaaacttaacaactaccttactaactatttatAAGCATCAAATTAGtagtttattaaggcaaaagtcatagttaatagtttgtgagaattggaccttaacaTAAAATGTGACTGCAAATTTGGAGTATTTCTGAGGATATAGAAACAATTTTCTGAACATTGTTACTGTATCTTTTTCCCCATTGTAGATAATATAAGGCCAATAAAAATTTACTTGAAAGTATCGAGGACTGCACATGACAcgcaagaagaaataaataaattctgcgcacaatttactaatttgttccctcaatgtactaaaacgtgcacacgattactatttcgTTCCCTTGATTTATAAATCCTGCTCATAATTTAGCAATTAGAAAGAAGTAGCAAGTAACACATTTGAAGTAGAAAGTCTCaagttgtattttcttgtaaaatatatagtaatatttcCACGACTTTAGAAATACTACaaacagtaagtaactttgcaacttcaTGTCAACTAGCAGTAATTGGAATATTAGTAGACTCTCTGCATAATATCTTATAACACTGTACTGTGATGGGcccaccctaaacctaacctaacagtctactctgagagataaaagacatgtagttgcaaattaatgATAATTAGTTGACATGTAATTGCGAAGTTACTTatggtaaaataaagtgtaacctatcATTctattaattcagttttttttttccaagcttGATCCTCATGTTAAAGAATAAGCCTGCTGTTTCTTCCTGAATGGATGAACTTTGAAGTTTCCTTCATGTTTGcaagtgaaaaaaacaacaacaaccagacTTTGAATACAACTCAAATAATGAAGGGGAATCATTTGTTGGAATGGATCCATATGATTGAGCAAAACCTGGAAATTCCCAGGGAGTAACATTCTTGCACATTTTCACCAAAAGTAGAATACCAGCAAAaatctgtcacaaaaaaaaaaaaaaaaataaataaataaaaatgtaaaatcttaGTTCTggattttgatttaatattatgAATTTTGCTGATGATTTTATCTGTTTTCCCTGGTAATCAAACCCAAAACTGTGGCCGTGGTAGGACCATGCTCTATGGAGCTACAGGAAAGTATAATGTTCCATTTGGGAATTAAATTATTTAGTAACATTAAATGGAAGtaaccttttttttatattaacataatCTGTTACTGTTATAGTCATGTAACTTGTACTGTTTTAAAATAACCATTATTATTGACTTTTTAGCAATTCACCTACCTGTG
Protein-coding regions in this window:
- the LOC113071826 gene encoding LOW QUALITY PROTEIN: B2 bradykinin receptor-like (The sequence of the model RefSeq protein was modified relative to this genomic sequence to represent the inferred CDS: deleted 1 base in 1 codon) yields the protein MELNLSNTCNETDAWIWLSSFQPPFLALISILGVLGNSVVLCVFCLQRKPCSVADVYLGNLAAADLIMVLCLPFWTVTIAQGYQWNFGQLLCKVICTIISMNYYCSILFLLLVSVDRYLALAKPLKPSRLRSPRWAKRICVVIWTVGFMLSLPTLLFRRVGSFPDIGVDACYLKYPHPAWILRRNITTNLVGFLLPLPIISFCTFHVVRALKNRSFVIQPRVQTERKATQLVLTVLAVFLLCWTPFQLVRFLGTLDYFKLLPGCLWENILQISNELATYLGYSNSAINPFLYVIVGSHFRKRAQGVFQGVLLCSRRKSNSSVHLNVTVISKCSDSPKDNRITPLALRAVYPPIKPHMMCRSL